In a genomic window of Erigeron canadensis isolate Cc75 chromosome 5, C_canadensis_v1, whole genome shotgun sequence:
- the LOC122601468 gene encoding uncharacterized protein LOC122601468, translated as MPDFVEPIREPARQSTFEFDLNKEPNIDLNEVLYEFEGPHMLDLNKAPLKCGSILMDDIPQVFHPYITNIQNVFGDGNCGYRALAVGLGLNEDNFYEYIWQQMREELQNRYDLYSRIFVININSMYQDLCFFGSPCPPEHWMKMPDAGVLIANKLGVIVHSLDKRDSTAIFPFWCASEDVQHHRALTIALVNGESHFVMVELPGEYPMPVITPYWTFHHGLCAAGWEIMYRSHLDLYISLCRRESDVINIFD; from the coding sequence ATGCCCGATTTTGTTGAGCCGATTAGGGAGCCTGCCAGACAAAGTACATTTGAATTTGACTTGAACAAGGAGCCAAATATAGATTTGAACGAGGTCCTATATGAGTTTGAGGGTCCACACATGTTGGACTTAAATAAAGCGCCACTCAAGTGTGGTTCAATTTTAATGGACGATATTCCACAAGTATTTCATCCATACATTACGAATATACAAAATGTTTTCGGTGATGGAAATTGTGGATATCGAGCATTAGCTGTTGGTCTTGGACTTAATGAAGACAATTTTTATGAGTACATTTGGCAACAAATGAGAGAAGAGTTGCAAAATCGATATGATTTATACTCGAGGATTTTCGTTATCAATATAAATTCAATGTATCAAGACCTGTGTTTCTTTGGTTCCCCTTGTCCACCGGAACATTGGATGAAAATGCCTGACGCAGGTGTTTTAATTGCTAATAAGCTTGGTGTGATCGTCCATTCTTTAGACAAGAGAGACAGTACGGCGATTTTTCCGTTTTGGTGTGCTTCGGAAGATGTTCAACATCACAGAGCTCTTACAATTGCCCTTGTAAATGGAGAATCACATTTTGTCATGGTGGAGTTACCAGGTGAGTACCCAATGCCTGTTATCACGCCATATTGGACATTTCACCATGGCCTGTGTGCAGCCGGATGGGAAATCATGTATAGGTCGCATCTAGATCTATATATCAGTCTTTGTCGTCGTGAGAGTgatgttattaatatatttgattaa